From the genome of Reinekea thalattae:
TGGCATCGTCAATTTTTGTTTTGTATAGATAAAACATCATCTATTTATTATTTAATGACCTAGTGCTCTTTACAGCGCATCGAAAGTTCACATAATGGCTGACTCATTATCAGGACACCGAAAGGACAACACCAATGACACATATTGATCGTTTGCCAAGCGACGCCGGTATTTTAATCTGTGGTCACGGCAGCCGCGCTAAAATTGCAGAGCAAGAGTTTAGCCTACTTGCCAAGGGCTTAAAACAGAAACATCCTACGGTGAAAGTCGAATACGGTTTCTTAGAATATTCAGCACCAAACATTCATATGGCGCTCGACCGATTACTCGAACAGGGTGTTAAACATATATACGCTGTGCCCGGCATGCTGTTTGCTGCAACTCACGCACAAAATGATATTCCTTCGGTGCTTTCAACCTATCAAGAAAAACACCCTGGCTTAACAATCGAGTACGGTAAAGAGCTTGGTTTAACAACTGAGATGGTCAGCGCCTTTGAAGCTCGCATTTTAGAAGCGTTAGGCAAAGACCACGTACACGACGGAGACCTGTACGACACCATGCTAGTGGTTGTTGGTCGTGGCACCTCTGTTACCGAAGCCAATGCAGAAGCCGCTAAACTTACCCGTCTTGTCAGCGAGAACTTAGGCTTTGGCTGGGCCGAAACTGTTTACTCTGGCGTTACCTATCCATCGGTCGGCCGCGGCCTAGAAATGGCGTTAAAATTGGGTTACAAAAAAATTGTCGTCGCACCCTACTTCTTATTCGGCGGCCGTCTTATTGACCGCATTAACGCTTACGTCGACAAGGTTGCCGCAGAAAATCCAGACGTTGAATTTATTACCGCTGACTATTTAAAAGATCAAAGCTATGTTATCGACACTTTCAGCTTACGCATTGAAGAAACCATTCGAGGCCCAGTATTAGAAAAGGGTTTAATGGAAAGCTTTAAAGAACGTCTAGCACGTGGCGAGGTTGATATTCATCACCATCATGCTGAGTTCCAACCTGATGAAACCGATGAACCGACGCATTCGCATGATCATAGTGACGGACACAGCCATGACCATTCACACAGTCATTCGCATAGCCACGATCATGGACATTCACACTCTCATGATCATAACCACGGGCACAGTCACTCTCATGATCATAGTCATTCGCACGGCCACAGCCACGCACCGTACAAGCACATCGCTCACCCTCACGGCCCTAGAACCATGATCGATGAAAACGTCTGCTGCTGCTTTATGAGTCAGTTCCCACAGCATGTTATTGATGAAGAACGCGCCAAAGGCAAGCCAACAAATAACAACACACCTAGCTGTAAAAAGAATTAGAACCTCGTTATTCTTCGAGGTCACTATTAAAACTAAAGCCCAAACGAATTATTCGCTTGGGCTTTTTTACTGCTCTAATTATAAGTTTTTGAATTAAACTCTTGAATTAAGCTTTTGAATTAAAGAAGCGCCCACCCAATGCATTCATCATTAAGCCGAGCAATACTAATACAATGCCTAACCACTGCCATGCGACGACTTTTTCATCCAAAAGAATCGCCGCCATCGTTAAACCAACGACAGGCACACCCAATGCTAGCGGAGCAACGGTACCAGCTGAATAGCGTGACATTAAATAATTCCACAGGCCGTAACCCATAATCGAAGCGCCAATAGATAAATAAGCCAGCGTTGCCATAGTCTGCCAATTTATATGCAATAGATTACTCAACATGACATCGCTGCCATCAATAAAGTAAGCGCAAATAAAGAATGGAATCGGCGCGACCCAACAAGCCCAGACAATCAGATTTAAGTTCGCATCGTAGCCCTTTTCACCAATCGCTTTGGTGACAACATTACCCAGCGCCCAACTGGAAGCTGCAGCTAAAGTAATGGCAAAACCCAATACGGTCATCGCGGTATCGCCATTATTCAAGCCAATAATCGCCAAGCCAGCCGCGGCTACCGTGATGGATAATAACTGATAGGCTCGCACCCGTTCTTTCAAAAACATTGCTGAAAAAAACAACGTAAAGATCGCTTGGGATTGCAGCACTAACGATGCCAAACCAGTAGGCATACCA
Proteins encoded in this window:
- a CDS encoding EamA family transporter, whose product is MTPKDLLLGLAIIFLWGFNFIVIHWGLNDLTPMMLGGLRFLVIAVVGSFFFTRPKTPLKWIVVYALTLNFGQFAFLFTAMTFGMPTGLASLVLQSQAIFTLFFSAMFLKERVRAYQLLSITVAAAGLAIIGLNNGDTAMTVLGFAITLAAASSWALGNVVTKAIGEKGYDANLNLIVWACWVAPIPFFICAYFIDGSDVMLSNLLHINWQTMATLAYLSIGASIMGYGLWNYLMSRYSAGTVAPLALGVPVVGLTMAAILLDEKVVAWQWLGIVLVLLGLMMNALGGRFFNSKA
- a CDS encoding sirohydrochlorin chelatase; translated protein: MTHIDRLPSDAGILICGHGSRAKIAEQEFSLLAKGLKQKHPTVKVEYGFLEYSAPNIHMALDRLLEQGVKHIYAVPGMLFAATHAQNDIPSVLSTYQEKHPGLTIEYGKELGLTTEMVSAFEARILEALGKDHVHDGDLYDTMLVVVGRGTSVTEANAEAAKLTRLVSENLGFGWAETVYSGVTYPSVGRGLEMALKLGYKKIVVAPYFLFGGRLIDRINAYVDKVAAENPDVEFITADYLKDQSYVIDTFSLRIEETIRGPVLEKGLMESFKERLARGEVDIHHHHAEFQPDETDEPTHSHDHSDGHSHDHSHSHSHSHDHGHSHSHDHNHGHSHSHDHSHSHGHSHAPYKHIAHPHGPRTMIDENVCCCFMSQFPQHVIDEERAKGKPTNNNTPSCKKN